A window of Torulaspora globosa chromosome 8, complete sequence contains these coding sequences:
- the TRZ1 gene encoding tRNase Z (ancestral locus Anc_5.671): MYSLTPVTQPTADTKHPLLLLQSHHGDRYFFGMLAEGSQRSLTENRIRVSKLQNIFLAGRLDWSAIGGLPGMILTLADQGKDSLTLHYGSDILDYIVSTWRYFVFRFGLSLRTNVMKDQQVYKDSLLSVKSIVIQGGDLGVNSKEGGLFTEEEKSVLQSIVSNMFPKHAPTSRYDPSSDLHLNVELPNGFEMPQTTTSYEISFKPVRGRFKPEEAIRLGVPKGPSFGKLASGQEVILPNGTIVKPEDVLEKERHFPKVLVLALPDDSFVQSFQERFRNYPCEDLGLVYYFLGEDVTINEQIIRFMELFGESIQHVVSHPKVCPNSIAFKGAAMTVLKLKAMQMDCYNLPRTETVLSKEFYECFDKKLEEGTTLHQVQETPVTSKIPTSQVHVFTQNSEIQIESFTKGDEKMKIKLDQTPVKAWSWEYAFKKHVKPLNLCPASVEQAMQAKGDYNNFNTAEKSQNVEIMTLGTGSALPSKYRNVISTLLKIPYAAAEGKMKNRMVLLDAGENTIGTMRRNFSSTALQTIFKDLSLVYLSHLHADHHLGIISILKEWYKHNKHKDESLLYIVTPWQYNKFVNEWLLLEEPDLLKRLKYISCEHLINDSYLRRETRPLSLDEYLDVFRSKKQKRRKLEVNPNSSLRELPAIRSMLRDLNIASFQTCRAKHCNWAYSCSITFFVNSFSRRVFKVSYSGDTRPNIEKFSKEIGYRSDLLIHEATLDNELVEDAIKKRHCTINEAIQVSNEMEADKLILTHFSQRYPKVPQIDNNVTVKANEYCFAFDGMIVDFEKLGEQKAIFSKLNKAFLEERKEEEQEQTL; the protein is encoded by the coding sequence ATGTATTCGCTTACGCCGGTGACGCAGCCAACAGCGGATACAAAGCATCCATTGCTTCTATTGCAATCACACCATGGTGATCGATACTTCTTTGGTATGCTTGCTGAGGGATCGCAGCGAAGTCTGACTGAGAATAGAATAAGAGTTTCGAAATTACAAAATATCTTCCTAGCTGGTCGGTTGGACTGGAGTGCCATTGGCGGTTTACCGGGAATGATCCTTACGTTAGCTGATCAAGGCAAGGATAGTTTGACTTTACACTATGGAAGTGATATTTTGGATTATATCGTCTCCACTTGGAGATATTTTGTGTTTCGTTTTGGTCTTTCCTTAAGAACTAACGTAATGAAGGATCAGCAGGTCTACAAAGACTCCCTTCTCTCCGTGAAGTCAATCGTCATCCAAGGAGGAGACTTGGGGGTTAACTCCAAAGAAGGAGGATTGTTCACGGAGGAGGAAAAATCCGTTTTGCAATCCATTGTGTCTAATATGTTTCCTAAACATGCTCCCACCAGCAGGTATGAcccttcttcagatctgCATCTCAATGTTGAGCTACCGAATGGCTTTGAAATGCCCCAGACAACTACAAGCTATGAGATATCATTCAAGCCCGTGAGAGGCAGATTTAAACCAGAGGAAGCCATACGTCTAGGTGTGCCCAAGGGCCCATCATTTGGAAAGCTAGCATCTGGTCAGGAGGTCATTTTACCGAACGGAACTATCGTCAAACCTGAGGATGTTCTTGAGAAAGAGCGCCATTTCCCAAAAGTGCTCGTACTGGCCTTACCTGACGATTCTTTTGTTCAGAGCTTTCAGGAAAGGTTTAGAAATTACCCTTGCGAAGACTTAGGGCTTGTTTATTATTTCTTGGGCGAAGATGTAACCATAAATGAACAGATCATAAGGTTTATGGAGCTATTTGGAGAGTCCATTCAGCATGTAGTTTCACATCCAAAAGTTTGCCCAAACAGTATTGCCTTCAAAGGGGCGGCAATGACCGTACTGAAGCTGAAGGCCATGCAAATGGACTGCTACAACCTTCCAAGGACAGAGACAGTACTGTCAAAAGAATTTTATGAATGTTTCGATAAGAAATTGGAGGAAGGAACTACTCTCCATCAAGTACAGGAAACACCTGTTACCAGCAAAATTCCAACAAGTCAAGTCCACGTTTTTACACAGAACTCGGAGATTCAGATAGAGTCTTTCACCAAAGGGGATGAAAAAATGAAAATCAAACTGGATCAGACGCCTGTGAAGGCCTGGTCCTGGGAATATGCATTCAAGAAACACGTCAAGCCGCTAAATCTGTGTCCCGCATCAGTTGAGCAAGCCATGCAAGCGAAAGGCGATTATAACAACTTCAATACAGCAGAAAAAAGCCAGAACGTCGAGATAATGACATTGGGAACTGGGAGTGCTTTACCCTCCAAATACAGAAATGTTATTTCGACTTTACTCAAAATTCCCTACGCAGCAGCTGAGGgcaaaatgaaaaatcGTATGGTGTTGTTAGATGCTGGCGAAAACACTATAGGCACTATGCGCAGGAATTTCTCCTCGACTGCTCTGCAGACtattttcaaagatttaAGCCTCGTGTATTTGAGTCACTTGCATGCAGACCATCATTTAGGAATCATTAGCATTTTGAAAGAGTGGTACAAGCATAATAAGCATAAAGATGAAAGTCTACTGTATATCGTCACTCCTTGGCAATATAATAAGTTCGTGAATGAGTGGCTACTTCTAGAAGAACCTGATCTTCTAAAAAGGCTAAAGTATATTAGCTGTGAGCATCTAATCAATGATTCCTACTTGAGGCGGGAAACGAGACCATTGAGTCTAGATGAATACCTCGATGTTTTCagatcaaagaagcaaaaacGGCGCAAACTTGAGGTGAATCCAAACTCGTCTCTGAGAGAGTTGCCTGCTATAAGATCTATGCTGCGAGATCTAAATATTGCAAGTTTCCAAACTTGCAGGGCCAAACATTGTAACTGGGCTTATTCCTGCAGTATCACTTTTTTTGTAAATTCTTTCTCGAGAAGAGTGTTCAAGGTATCTTATTCTGGTGACACCAGGCCGAATATTGAGAAATTCTCGAAAGAAATTGGTTACCGCTCGGATTTGTTGATCCATGAAGCAACCCTAGACAATGAATTGGTGGAGGATGCGATAAAGAAGAGGCATTGTACTATTAATGAGGCCATCCAGGTCTCCAATGAAATGGAAGCTGATAAACTAATCTTAACCCATTTCTCGCAGAGATATCCTAAAGTGCCCCAGATTGATAACAATGTCACCGTGAAGGCGAACGAGTACTGTTTTGCGTTCGACGGGATGATAGTTGATTTCGAGAAGCTTGGGGAGCAGAAGGCCATATTCTCAAAATTGAACAAGGCTTTCCTTGAGGAaagaaaggaagaagagcaagaacaAACTCTTTAG
- the VPS5 gene encoding sorting nexin 1 (ancestral locus Anc_5.670), whose amino-acid sequence MDYEEDLNAPVWDELGAKDEPAIAELGERFNSLSNKDQIQDTNNELPEAAKTVAEGAQAWNSTNQEKKENLLKKLAPEEDPLLDIQTTVKESNIDSPVKAKEEPLFSGSTYIAFPELSDVSAQGDETNEAPSSGSHRSSTKPQVLFNSARIRRRPLSSHALDRNATTEAKISDPLGEIKKQEEFVDESLEEQQVPESAGSAKGTSILQQVNEPLFKLSPRKPSGVKDNEETLESDVSGVTKKDEEESKLIEFNIEVKDPVKVGELTSMHVEYTVESRSEVFEGSYAKVIRRYSDFRWLYRQLQNNHWGSIIPPPPEKQTVGRFKQDFIENRRCQMERMLRRIAGKASLQSDPDFLLFLKSEQFASDAKKREHITGSGASNDSNDLSEIYISEIQLLGAEDAATVLKNGGLDAESQKRFMNISFSSPPKYVEVDDFFVEQRQNIDLLEEKLSQLDKSLVSVDCQRNELASVTEEFARTIDSLATLEVTKKSSDLLTNFAQTHRRIKESLERTSLQEALTLGITLDEYLRLLSSLKAVFNQRAKLGQYLAIVEGDMTRKQSSLERLQKNSGQSSLDKLSTNKNEYLVLKRRFEIIKKSWQDVGNRIKVEISSFDAEKVKDFRNSMEIFLESAIEGQKEAIELWETFYQNNL is encoded by the coding sequence ATGGActacgaagaagatttgaaTGCCCCTGTTTGGGACGAATTGGGTGCTAAGGATGAGCCGGCAATTGCTGAACTTGGTGAAAGGTTCAATAGCCTATCCAACAAAGATCAGATCCAGGATACGAACAATGAACTTCCAGAAGCAGCGAAGACAGTCGCTGAGGGCGCTCAGGCGTGGAATAGTACAAAtcaggagaagaaggaaaatcttttgaagaaactggcACCAGAGGAGGATCCTCTCTTGGATATACAGACTACTGTGAAGGAATCTAATATTGACTCACCGGTTAAAGCGAAGGAGGAGCCCTTGTTCTCGGGAAGTACCTACATTGCCTTTCCAGAGCTGAGCGACGTGAGTGCCCAGGGTGACGAAACCAACGAAGCACCTTCGTCTGGCTCCCATAGGTCTAGTACTAAGCCACAGGTTCTGTTTAATTCTGCAAGGATTCGACGTCGCCCATTATCCAGCCATGCACTAGACAGGAATGCTACAACTGAGGCCAAGATATCCGATCCGCTGGGCGAAATTAAAAAGCAGGAGGAGTTTGTCGATGAGTCATTAGAGGAACAACAAGTACCTGAATCGGCGGGGAGTGCTAAGGGAACTAGCATTCTGCAGCAGGTGAATGAACCGCTTTTCAAGCTGTCTCCTAGAAAACCCAGCGGCGTGAAGGATAACGAGGAAACGTTGGAAAGCGACGTATCAGGAGTCacgaagaaagatgaggaagagagTAAGCTAATTGAGTTCAACATAGAGGTCAAAGATCCTGTAAAGGTTGGGGAACTCACGTCTATGCATGTCGAGTACACAGTGGAATCTAGGTCAGAGGTATTTGAAGGGTCTTACGCTAAAGTAATAAGACGGTACAGTGACTTCAGATGGCTCTATCGCCAGCTTCAGAACAACCATTGGGGTAGCATAATTCCGCCGCCACCAGAAAAGCAAACCGTTGGTAGATTCAAGCAGGACTTTATTGaaaacagaagatgtcaAATGGAAAGGATGCTTCGTAGGATCGCTGGTAAAGCTagtcttcaaagtgatCCAGATTTTCtgttgttcttgaaaagcgAACAATTTGCCAGTGATGCTAAAAAGCGGGAACATATAACGGGATCTGGCGCTTCTAATGACAGCAATGATCTCTCGGAAATATATATCAGCGAGATTCAGCTGCTAGGCGCTGAGGACGCCGCCACCGTACTGAAAAACGGCGGACTCGATGCTGAGTCGCAGAAGAGGTTCATGaatatttctttctcttcaccGCCAAAGTACGTTGAGGTAGACGATTTTTTTGTTGAACAGCGGCAGAACATAGATCTCTTGgaggagaaattgagcCAACTAGATAAATCTCTGGTGTCAGTGGATTGCCAAAGAAATGAATTAGCCTCGGTTACTGAAGAGTTCGCTAGAACCATCGATTCATTAGCAACATTGGAAGTAACCAAGAAAAGCTCGGACTTACTAACAAACTTTGCACAAACGCATAGAAGGATAAAGGAATCTCTAGAAAGAACGTCTTTGCAGGAAGCTCTCACTCTTGGGATAACACTAGATGAGTATTTACGATTGTTGTCCAGTTTGAAAGCGGTCTTCAATCAGAGAGCTAAATTGGGCCAGTATCTTGCAATAGTGGAAGGAGACATGACAAGAAAACAGTCTTCACTGGAGAGGCTGCAGAAAAATTCTGGACAAAGCAGTTTAGATAAACTCAGTACAAACAAAAATGAGTACTTAGTGTTGAAACGGAGAttcgaaatcatcaagaaaagctggCAAGACGTGGGCAACCGGATTAAGGTAGAGATCAGCTCCTTTGATGCCGAGAAAGTCAAAGATTTCAGAAACAGCATGGAAATTTTCCTTGAATCAGCCATAGAAGGACAGAAAGAGGCTATAGAGCTTTGGGAAACCTTTTACCAAAACAATTTATAG
- the RPF2 gene encoding rRNA-binding ribosome biosynthesis protein RPF2 (ancestral locus Anc_5.674): MIRTVKPKNARSKRALKERESKLVENVKQALFIPGQTSSKLLHDVMVDLGALKKPDIKRFGKNNNIRPFEDHTPLEFFSEKNDCSLMVLATSSKKRKNNLTFVRTFGYKVYDMIELLIAENYKLLSDFRKQTFAIGIKPMFSFQGSAFDTHPVYKHVKSLFLDFFRGTVTDLQDVAGLQYVISVTIQGDFQDGEPLPNVLFRVYRLRSYKSEQGGRKLPRVELEETGPRLDFKIGRIHSPSAEMEKEAFKKAKQLEMKTPKNVETDLMGDKLGRIHMGKQDLGKLQTRKMKGLKSRFDQDDQDEMEDYINDNEEGLNHVKRDNDEVDDDTYGEDFVTAPDIEEDQPAAKKQKK; encoded by the coding sequence ATGATTAGAACCGTCAAACCAAAGAATGCGAGGTCCAAGAGGgctctcaaagaaagagagtCTAAATTGGTTGAAAACGTCAAACAGGCGCTTTTCATCCCAGGGCAAACATCTTCGAAGCTTTTGCACGATGTGATGGTGGACCTGGgtgctttgaagaaaccagatatcaaaagatttGGTAAAAATAACAATATTCGTCCCTTCGAGGATCATACGCCTTTagagttcttcagcgaAAAGAACGACTGCTCGTTGATGGTCCTAGCGACCAGTTCCAAAAAGCGTAAGAATAACCTGACGTTCGTACGTACATTTGGTTATAAAGTTTATGACATGATTGAACTGCTCATCGCGGAAAATTACAAGCTACTGTCGGATTTTAGGAAGCAAACCTTTGCCATCGGCATAAAGCCGATGTTTTCCTTCCAGGGTTCAGCGTTTGACACTCACCCCGTTTACAAACATGTGAAATCGCTGTTCTTGGACTTCTTCAGAGGAACCGTGACAGATCTGCAGGATGTGGCAGGTCTGCAATATGTGATATCTGTGACGATTCAAGGTGACTTTCAAGACGGTGAGCCGCTACCTAATGTTTTGTTTCGTGTGTACAGATTGAGAAGCTACAAAAGTGAGCAAGGCGGGCGTAAGTTGCCTAGAGTTGAGTTGGAAGAGACTGGTCCCCGTCTCGATTTCAAGATCGGTAGGATCCACTCACCATCTGCTGAGATGGAGAAGGAAGcattcaagaaagctaAACAGTTAGAAATGAAGACGCCCAAGAACGTCGAGACTGACCTGATGGGTGACAAGCTGGGGAGAATACATATGGGTAAGCAAGATCTCGGGAAACTGCagacaagaaagatgaagggTTTGAAATCCCGATTCGATCAGGACGACCAAGACGAGATGGAGGATTACATAAATGATAATGAGGAAGGGCTGAATCATGTCAAACGCGACAACGATGAAGTCGATGACGACACATACGGTGAAGATTTCGTCACTGCACcagatatcgaagaagatcagcCAGCcgccaagaaacaaaagaaaTAG
- the GYP1 gene encoding GTPase-activating protein GYP1 (ancestral locus Anc_5.672) yields MGLRSSSKEMRQKEHGGDSGQLHRNNSGTNLVSTLMKSWKISSLQSPSPQRNSVSSLDTSMGADGNFDAMSRQQMSARSNSNCSPLRYVSPGRSSGGGSGSRSESPRTSRSHGSRLNHGSGNNGSGKKSVRYFKDLDEDWSAVIDDYNMPIPVIANGGVASPTTPKLTRASSMTSTPNNSSSNVATKNGRTSFSYPQLPQLQKSYSSELRSQLELENERDAQELSAIMQRIAKFDAILKNKHIINQQELRQISWNGIPKLHRSVVWKLLIGYLPANSKRQEPLLRRKRKEYRDGLAHTFSSQHSRDIPTWHQIEIDVPRTNPHIPLYQFESVQKSLQCILYLWAIRHPTSGYVQGINDLVTPFYQTFLTEYMPKSQIDDVEKLDPESYMSPEQLRDVEADTFWCLTKLLEQITDNYIHGQPGILRQVKNLQQLVKRIDRDLYDHFKKENVEFIQFAFRWMNCLLMREFQMSAVVRMWDTYLSETSVETSGSSTDLMPPHTPTEPIRATFQSPVKEFASPTSSSGTAGDEVPKMRQSSLNEFHVFVCAAFLVKWSDQLLEMDFQEIITFLQNPPTKDWKESDIEMLLGEAYIWQSLYKDATSHWQ; encoded by the coding sequence ATGGGGCTGAGATCAAGCTCGAAAGAAATGCGCCAGAAGGAGCACGGTGGAGATTCGGGTCAATTGCATAGGAATAATAGTGGCACAAACTTGGTTAGTACATTGATGAAATcttggaagatatcttcGTTGCAGTCGCCGTCTCCGCAACGCAATTCCGTAAGTTCGCTGGATACATCTATGGGGGCCGATGGGAATTTTGATGCGATGTCGAGACAGCAAATGAGTGCTAGGAGCAACTCAAACTGCTCGCCGTTGAGATATGTGAGTCCTGGTAGAAGCTCTGGTGGCGGTAGCGGAAGCCGCAGCGAGAGCCCTCGGACCTCCAGGAGTCACGGATCTCGCCTCAATCATGGCAGTGGAAATAACGGGAGTGGAAAAAAGAGTGTTAGATACTTCAAGGACTTGGACGAAGATTGGAGCGCAGTGATAGATGACTACAATATGCCCATTCCTGTGATAGCGAACGGGGGCGTGGCGTCGCCGACGACGCCAAAACTGACCAGAGCATCCTCGATGACTTCTACGCCTAACAACTCCAGCTCGAATGTGGCGACAAAGAACGGCAGAACTTCATTTTCGTATCCACAGTTGCCGCAGTTGCAAAAATCATATAGTTCTGAGCTGAGGTCTcagctggagctggaaaatgagCGGGATGCGCAGGAATTGAGCGCCATCATGCAGCGAATAGCGAAGTTCGATGCAATCCTTAAGAACAAACATATTATAAATCAGCAAGAGCTAAGGCAAATCAGCTGGAATGGCATTCCGAAGCTTCATAGAAGCGTGGTTTGGAAGCTTTTGATTGGATATCTCCCGGCGAACTCCAAGCGACAAGAACCGTTGTTGCGGAGGAAACGTAAGGAGTATCGCGATGGTTTGGCTCATACTTTCTCCAGCCAACATTCCAGAGATATTCCAACTTGGCATCAGATTGAGATAGACGTGCCAAGAACTAACCCTCATATACCATTGTACCAATTCGAATCTGTGCAGAAAAGCCTCCAATGCATCCTTTATCTGTGGGCCATCAGACACCCTACAAGCGGATACGTTCAGGGGATCAACGACTTGGTGACCCCGTTTTATCAGACGTTTTTAACTGAATATATGCCGAAGTCGCAGATAGATGATGTGGAGAAGCTGGATCCCGAGTCTTACATGAGTCCCGAACAGCTGAGAGATGTAGAGGCAGACACTTTTTGGTGCCTCACCAAGCTTCTCGAACAAATCACCGACAACTATATCCATGGGCAGCCTGGGATCCTAAGAcaggtgaaaaatttacAACAGCTAGTCAAAAGAATCGATAGAGACCTGTACGATCACTTCAAAAAGGAGAATGTTGAATTCATTCAGTTTGCATTCAGGTGGATGAACTGCCTCCTCATGAGAGAATTCCAGATGAGCGCTGTAGTAAGGATGTGGGATACCTACCTATCCGAGACATCAGTGGAGACTTCAGGATCATCTACAGATCTCATGCCGCCGCATACTCCGACTGAACCGATCAGGGCCACTTTTCAGTCTCCTGTCAAGGAATTTGCGTCACCTACGTCGTCCTCGGGCACTGCCGGCGACGAGGTGCCCAAGATGCGCCAGTCGTCACTTAACGAGTTTCATGTGTTCGTGTGTGCAGCATTTCTAGTCAAATGGAGCGATCAGCTTCTCGAGATGgattttcaagagatcATAACCTTTTTACAGAACCCTCCTACTAAAGATTGGAAAGAAAGTGACATAGAAATGTTGCTCGGCGAAGCTTACATTTGGCAATCTCTCTATAAAGATGCAACCTCCCATTGGCAATAG
- the MTD1 gene encoding methylenetetrahydrofolate dehydrogenase (NAD(+)) (ancestral locus Anc_5.673), with the protein MSESDAVKPGATILASKVAKEYADEITKKVETMKDIRPQGPLLVGFLANGDPAAEMYASWTKKTCESMGFRYELRRIDDKDFLEEAIIEANRDDSVDGIMVYYPIFGNAQDQYLQQVVAREKDVEGLNHVYYQNMYHNVRFLDEEKQLKSILPCTPLAIVKILEYLKIYNTLLPEGNRLYGKKCVVVNRSEIVGRPLAALLANDGAIVYSVDVNNVQKFTRGESLKFTKHHVEDLGPYSDALLKECCSDADVIITGVPSEKYKFPTEYIPDGAVCINFSSSKNFDDSVKKKASLYVPMTGKVTISMLLRNMLRLIENTEKLKAKN; encoded by the coding sequence ATGTCTGAATCTGATGCTGTGAAACCTGGGGCAACCATTCTGGCGTCGAAGGTTGCCAAGGAATACGCTGATGAGATTACGAAAAAGGTCGAGACTATGAAGGACATACGACCCCAGGGTCCGCTTTTGGTTGGGTTTCTTGCCAACGGCGATCCGGCTGCCGAGATGTACGCATCTTGGACTAAGAAGACCTGTGAATCGATGGGGTTTCGTTATGAattgagaagaattgatGATAAGGACTTTTTAGAGGAGGCGATCATAGAGGCTAACAGAGATGACTCCGTAGACGGGATAATGGTTTATTACCCAATTTTTGGCAATGCACAGGACCAGTACTTGCAGCAAGTTGTTGCTAGAGAGAAGGACGTGGAGGGTCTCAACCATGTATACTACCAAAACATGTACCACAACGTGAGGTTTTTGGAcgaggagaagcagctgaagtCCATTTTGCCTTGTACGCCGTTGGCGATCGTCAAGATTCTTGAGTATCTGAAAATCTACAACACTCTTTTGCCTGAGGGAAACAGACTTTACGGTAAGAAGTGTGTTGTGGTGAACAGGTCTGAAATTGTCGGTAGACCGCTGGCTGCACTGTTGGCAAATGACGGCGCTATAGTGTACTCTGTTGATGTCAACAATGTGCAGAAATTCACTCGTGGagagagcttgaaattcaCCAAACACCATGTTGAAGACTTGGGCCCTTACTCTGATGCACTATTGAAGGAATGCTGCTCGGACGCAGATGTCATCATCACTGGTGTGCCCTCCGAAAAATACAAGTTCCCAACGGAGTATATCCCAGACGGTGCGGTGTGTATAAATTTCTCCTCGAGCAAGAATTTTGACGATAGTGTGAAGAAAAAGGCGTCCTTGTATGTCCCAATGACCGGTAAAGTCACTATCTCCATGCTACTGAGAAATATGCTGAGACTCATCGAAAACACCGAAAAGCTCAAGGCAAAGAACTGA